The Caloenas nicobarica isolate bCalNic1 chromosome Z, bCalNic1.hap1, whole genome shotgun sequence genome has a segment encoding these proteins:
- the LOC136002041 gene encoding aquaporin-7-like isoform X1 translates to MSLGSKVEGCGPEQDLTTVLPQSCGAPSCSHSCPARSSCSCRLEPESIMLEKIQKALTIRSVTIRQLLAEALGMFILMVFGLSSVAQVVLGKGNFGQQLSINLGFGIGVTLGIHAAGGISGAHLNAAITLTHCILGNLPWRKLPAYLIGQFLGSFVASATVFAMYYDALYDYTKGNFTVTGPTATASIFSTYPAPYMSLLGGFFSEFVATAMLLLGILVIHDEKNNEALKGTQALLTGLLVVGIGLGMGLNTGYAINPSRDLPPRLFTAISGWGMEVFTAGHHWWWVPITAPLIGSLAGVFIHKIFIDFHNQPVLESGNEKGQQVMESSTL, encoded by the exons ATGTCCCTGGGGAGCAAAGTGGAGGGCTGTGGACCAGAGCAGGACCTCACCACTGTGCTGCCACAGTCCTGCGGCGCTCCTTCCTGCTCCCACTCCTGCCCAGCACG GAGCTCCTGTAGCTGCAGGCTGGAGCCGGAGAGCATAATGCTGGAGAAGATTCAGAAGGCGCTCACGATTCGTAGCGTCACCatcaggcagctgctggcagaagCGCTGGGGATGTTCATCCTCATG GTCTTTGGCTTGTCTTCTGTGGCACAAGTGGTATTAGGAAAAGGAAACTTTGGGCAGCAACTGAGCATCAATTTGGGATTTGGCATCGGTGTTACTCTGGGCATCCATGCGGCCGGAGGAATCTCCG GAGCTCATCTGAATGCTGCCATCACCCTCACACACTGCATTTTAGGAAACCTCCCCTGGAGAAAGCTCCCAGCTTACCTGATCGGCCAGTTCCTGGGCTCCTTTGTGGCATCAGCCACTGTCTTTGCCATGTACTACG ATGCTCTGTATGACTATACCAAGGGGAACTTTACAGTGACAGGACCAACTGCCACGGCGTCGATCTTCTCCACTTACCCTGCTCCCTATATGTCCTTGCTTGGAGGCTTCTTCTCAGAG TTTGTGGCGACAGCGATGCTGCTCCTGGGCATTCTGGTCATCCATGATGAGAAGAACAACGAAGCCTTGAAAGGCACACAGGCCTTGCTCACGGGTCTCCTGGTCGTGGGCATTGGCTTGGGGATGGGGCTGAACACCGGCTACGCCATAAACCCCTCCCGGGACCTGCCCCCCAGGCTCTTCACGGCAATTTCTGGCTGGGGAATGGAAGTCTTCAC GGCTGGACATCACTGGTGGTGGGTCCCAATCACAGCTCCGTTAATAGGAAGTCTCGCTGGTGTTTTCATCCACAAAATCTTCATTGATTTTCACAACCAACCTGTCCTGGAAAGTGGAAATGAGAAAGGACAGCAAGTCATGGAGTCTTCCACACTGTGA
- the LOC136002041 gene encoding aquaporin-7-like isoform X2, with protein sequence MLEKIQKALTIRSVTIRQLLAEALGMFILMVFGLSSVAQVVLGKGNFGQQLSINLGFGIGVTLGIHAAGGISGAHLNAAITLTHCILGNLPWRKLPAYLIGQFLGSFVASATVFAMYYDALYDYTKGNFTVTGPTATASIFSTYPAPYMSLLGGFFSEFVATAMLLLGILVIHDEKNNEALKGTQALLTGLLVVGIGLGMGLNTGYAINPSRDLPPRLFTAISGWGMEVFTAGHHWWWVPITAPLIGSLAGVFIHKIFIDFHNQPVLESGNEKGQQVMESSTL encoded by the exons ATGCTGGAGAAGATTCAGAAGGCGCTCACGATTCGTAGCGTCACCatcaggcagctgctggcagaagCGCTGGGGATGTTCATCCTCATG GTCTTTGGCTTGTCTTCTGTGGCACAAGTGGTATTAGGAAAAGGAAACTTTGGGCAGCAACTGAGCATCAATTTGGGATTTGGCATCGGTGTTACTCTGGGCATCCATGCGGCCGGAGGAATCTCCG GAGCTCATCTGAATGCTGCCATCACCCTCACACACTGCATTTTAGGAAACCTCCCCTGGAGAAAGCTCCCAGCTTACCTGATCGGCCAGTTCCTGGGCTCCTTTGTGGCATCAGCCACTGTCTTTGCCATGTACTACG ATGCTCTGTATGACTATACCAAGGGGAACTTTACAGTGACAGGACCAACTGCCACGGCGTCGATCTTCTCCACTTACCCTGCTCCCTATATGTCCTTGCTTGGAGGCTTCTTCTCAGAG TTTGTGGCGACAGCGATGCTGCTCCTGGGCATTCTGGTCATCCATGATGAGAAGAACAACGAAGCCTTGAAAGGCACACAGGCCTTGCTCACGGGTCTCCTGGTCGTGGGCATTGGCTTGGGGATGGGGCTGAACACCGGCTACGCCATAAACCCCTCCCGGGACCTGCCCCCCAGGCTCTTCACGGCAATTTCTGGCTGGGGAATGGAAGTCTTCAC GGCTGGACATCACTGGTGGTGGGTCCCAATCACAGCTCCGTTAATAGGAAGTCTCGCTGGTGTTTTCATCCACAAAATCTTCATTGATTTTCACAACCAACCTGTCCTGGAAAGTGGAAATGAGAAAGGACAGCAAGTCATGGAGTCTTCCACACTGTGA